A single region of the Chrysoperla carnea chromosome 5, inChrCarn1.1, whole genome shotgun sequence genome encodes:
- the LOC123299739 gene encoding low density lipoprotein receptor adapter protein 1-B-like isoform X2 yields MEYENQDQDSVNFTIKYLGSTLVEAASSEGATAEAIKTILRVAKVSGKKLQRVLVNVSLRGIRITDLSTDEELLDISIYRISYCSADASHDHVFAFIAANANETMECHAFLCPKRKVTQAVTLTVAKAFNAAYEAWRKNEEKRNLIIGECSKSIEASANQSSQQATIVRSEKGHDDDITDKNSSVF; encoded by the exons ATGGAATATGAGAATCAAGATCAAGATAgtgtaaattttacaataaaatatctaGGGAGTACACTTGTAGAGGCAGCAAGCAGTGAAGGTGCTACAGCCGAAGCAATCAAAACAATACTACGTGTGGCTAAAGTTAGTGGTAAGAAGTTACAACGTGTACTAGTCAATGTATCCCTACGGGGTATACGTATTACAGATCTTTCAACAGATGAAGAGCTACTTGATATATCTATTTATAG aatatCATACTGTTCAGCGGATGCATCCCACGATCATGTGTTTGCGTTTATAGCAGCGAATGCGAATGAAACAATGGAATGTCATGCATTTTTATGTCCTAAACGTAAAGTAACACAAGCTGTGACATTAACGGTGGCCAAAGCATTCAATGCAGCATACGAGGCATGGCGAAAGAATGAGGAGAAACGGAATTTAATCATTGGTGAATGTTCAAAAAGTATTGAAGCGTCAGCAAATCAAAGTTCACAGCAAGCGACAATCGTCCGGTCGGAGAAAGGTCATGATGATGACATTACTGACAAGAATAGTA